Proteins found in one Coffea eugenioides isolate CCC68of chromosome 5, Ceug_1.0, whole genome shotgun sequence genomic segment:
- the LOC113772604 gene encoding ribosomal RNA small subunit methyltransferase NEP1-like isoform X1, whose amino-acid sequence MPLLLLMMFSSLMVENCVEEWQALNQSQMMLKACSADGTLKRKKEPEAADDERGKRNEIPELALTPHEIGRRKVNFIFDNAAIKKTLVKKKWKVPCSLDDAEIILRQNKDVNQYRCDILHEALRAILDSPLNRYGLVGAIYVKIENGVLFEVKPQVRIPRTLQRFCGLMMNLLEKSCIRTEGTKEVLLRVIQEPVTRYLPTNSHIIGLSHTSPKVVNIEDYLSAVDDDINLTFVVGTSVQGEINQQYVDDCLTVTNYPLSAKGSIGMICHVLEHKWNIF is encoded by the exons ATGCCACTGCTGCTCCTGATGATGTTTTCGTCATTGATGGTGGAGAATTGTGTGGAAGAG TGGCAGGCACTGAATCAATCCCAAATGATGCTAAAGGCTTGCTCTGCTGATGGTACCCTAAAGCGGAAGAAAGAACCCGAAGCAGCTGATGACGAACGagggaaaagaaatgaaattccaGAACTAGCTTTAACGCCTCATGAAATCGGTCGTAGAAAGGtcaattttatctttgacaaTGCCGCAATAAAGAAGACTCTCGTAAAAAAG AAGTGGAAAGTTCCATGTTCCTTGGATGATGCGGAGATTATTCTGAGGCAGAATAAGGATGTGAACCAATACCGATGTGACATCTTGCACGAG GCTTTACGGGCAATTCTGGATAGTCCACTGAATAGATATGGATTGGTTGGGGCTATATATGTTAAAATTGAGAATGGAGTGTTGTTCGAAGTTAAACCGCAGGTTCGGATACCCAGAACGTTGCAGCGTTTTTGTGGTCTAATGA TGAATTTGTTGGAGAAATCTTGCATACGGACTGAAGGAACCAAGGAAGTCCTTTTACGTGTGATTCAGGAACCTGTAACCAGATATTTACCTACCAATTCTCATATTATAG GCCTTTCCCATACTTCTCCAAAGGTGGTTAATATTGAAGACTATCTGTCTGCTGTAGACGATGATATCAACCTTACTTTTGTg GTTGGAACATCAGTCCAAGGGGAAATAAATCAGCAGTATGTAGATGATTGTTTAACAG TTACCAACTATCCATTGTCTGCAAAAGGGAGCATTGGGATGATTTGCCATGTCCTTGAACATAAGTGGAATATCTTCTAA
- the LOC113772604 gene encoding ribosomal RNA small subunit methyltransferase NEP1-like isoform X2, with translation MMLKACSADGTLKRKKEPEAADDERGKRNEIPELALTPHEIGRRKVNFIFDNAAIKKTLVKKKWKVPCSLDDAEIILRQNKDVNQYRCDILHEALRAILDSPLNRYGLVGAIYVKIENGVLFEVKPQVRIPRTLQRFCGLMMNLLEKSCIRTEGTKEVLLRVIQEPVTRYLPTNSHIIGLSHTSPKVVNIEDYLSAVDDDINLTFVVGTSVQGEINQQYVDDCLTVTNYPLSAKGSIGMICHVLEHKWNIF, from the exons ATGATGCTAAAGGCTTGCTCTGCTGATGGTACCCTAAAGCGGAAGAAAGAACCCGAAGCAGCTGATGACGAACGagggaaaagaaatgaaattccaGAACTAGCTTTAACGCCTCATGAAATCGGTCGTAGAAAGGtcaattttatctttgacaaTGCCGCAATAAAGAAGACTCTCGTAAAAAAG AAGTGGAAAGTTCCATGTTCCTTGGATGATGCGGAGATTATTCTGAGGCAGAATAAGGATGTGAACCAATACCGATGTGACATCTTGCACGAG GCTTTACGGGCAATTCTGGATAGTCCACTGAATAGATATGGATTGGTTGGGGCTATATATGTTAAAATTGAGAATGGAGTGTTGTTCGAAGTTAAACCGCAGGTTCGGATACCCAGAACGTTGCAGCGTTTTTGTGGTCTAATGA TGAATTTGTTGGAGAAATCTTGCATACGGACTGAAGGAACCAAGGAAGTCCTTTTACGTGTGATTCAGGAACCTGTAACCAGATATTTACCTACCAATTCTCATATTATAG GCCTTTCCCATACTTCTCCAAAGGTGGTTAATATTGAAGACTATCTGTCTGCTGTAGACGATGATATCAACCTTACTTTTGTg GTTGGAACATCAGTCCAAGGGGAAATAAATCAGCAGTATGTAGATGATTGTTTAACAG TTACCAACTATCCATTGTCTGCAAAAGGGAGCATTGGGATGATTTGCCATGTCCTTGAACATAAGTGGAATATCTTCTAA